In the genome of candidate division WOR-3 bacterium, the window AAAAGTCCAAACCAATATCATTTATTTTGACCTTATCAGCAATAGAATTAGTGCTCAGGAATTGTTGGGAAAGATGGAAGAGCAGGGTATAAAATTTTTAAGCACCGGTCCTAATCGCTTCCGAATGGTCACCCATTACGGAATAACTGAAGAGGATATAAAATTAACTATTGAATCACTAAAAAAATTACTTTCTTCTTAATTCAAAAAATCTTACTTCATGCTCCAGACCCTTAGGCACAGAAATGCCAATAATTGCGCAATGGTTAAATTTTGGTGATTGCAAAACCTTCACTATTTCCACCTCGCACTTTTCTTTACCATCACGATCAAGACCTATTGCCTTATCACCCTGTTTAGGTATCGGCAATAATTCATATGGTATATATATAATTGAATATTCTTCGGGTCTTTCATCAATTACAAAAATCGCCAGTCCAGGGCATTTTGGAATACATAATAAACAGCCATTGCATTTTTCATAATCCACTTCGGGCAACTCAATTATACTACCCTTTATTGTGATAGCACCTTGTGGACAGGCATCCACACAGGGGTCGCAAGGTATCTTTTCCGGACATTCAATGACCACATAAGGTCTCTTTTTTTTCCTCTCAATTGAAATTTGATTATTCATCACCCTATTATAAATAAAAATTTTTTAGGGTCAAGGTTTTTTAACAATTTCAATAATATCAATTACTGCCTTGTCCATAAGTGCTTTGAAATCGTGGAATAATCTTGGTATCACAATACCTGATAGAACCTCCGCACCTCTGCCCCTTGCTGTTTTCTCAATCTGCCGTATTGCCTGAATGCCACCGAGAAATCTAAAAGGAAATCCCATTGTGACAAAAGGAATAACCTTTTTACCAGAAAGCCCTTCTGATTTTTTTATTACCTCAATAAGCACCGGACAGGCAGAAAAAGCCCAGACCGGACAACCAAACAGAATAAAATCAAAATTTGAACAATCAGGTTCATTTAAAATTTTAAAACTCTGTCCCGGTCCAGTTACTTTAACATCGGTCTTAATACTTATAAGTTCAACATGATGTTTTTCTTTTATTAAACCATTGGCTATACGACTGGCAAACTCCTCAGTCGTTCCGGTAACTGAATAATAAATTATCCCGATATGCATATTACCTCCTTATAAAAAACATTGCGGGTCTTCGGTATAAAAATCATTATTTAATGCATAAGCCAGTGCACGACAGCCAAAACATCCTTCAATTACACAATCTCTACATTTACCTTTAAGATTCTCTCTAATGTTATTCTTGAGAATTTTCAATCTCAACAATATTTCGCCAAAATCATCCTGCAATAAATTACCAATTTTTGTGGGAAATCTTCTACAGGGAAATACATCTCCATTTGGCATCAATGCCATTGATTCTTCACCAAGATTACACAAAGCACCCTTTAATTCGCTGGGGTTCTTTAGGATTATGTGAAACGCCTTGTATTGAATTAGTTCTTTTGGACTGTAGTCAAGATTGACAAATCTTATTATATCATCTATCACAACGAACCATTCATCTCTTTTCAAATATTGAGCTTTTAATAGCAATCCTTTACCCCAAGGAACAAATCTTTCAACAATTACGCCATTAACCTTTAAACTCTTTGCGAGTTGAAGCATTCTATTTAAATTCCGATAATTGTAACTTCCCAGGGTAAACATTAAAATGATTTCTTTGTTTGAGATACGATGGAGACTTTCAACATTCATAATAACCCTGTCAAATACCCCTTTGCCCCTTATTTTATCATTGGATTCCGGGTCGCCTCCTTCAAGCGAAATTTTTATCTCTCTTAATTTTTTCATACAATTTAGTCTTTCGATATTATCTTTATTCAATAACAACCCGTTGGTAATTATATTGAAGGTCTTTATATTATCAATTTCATTAATCGTATCAAGAAGTTTAAAGATATCCTTATATAGAAGCGGCTCACCACCGGTTATATTTATCGTTATCTTCCCACCTTTTAGTCTTTCTGTTATCTTTAATAGAATTTTCTTATTTTCATTAATTTTAAGGTCTTCATCGCGCGAGAAGTCGTCCTGATAGCAATGATAACAGCGAAGATTACAATAGTTAGTTATATGCCATTGGAACCCAAAATTTTGCATTTACTATTTTATCTAAAATTATAACTTAGTCAATAAAATAAACCCGGTAATATCATAAATAAATTATATTTCTATATTGATTTTTTTTTAATCTTAAGTATAATTATATGAGGCAAATGACATGCAATACATAATCACTGGTGCTGTTCTGTTGATTGCCGGTTTGGTCATATTCATTATAGTTATTTTCCAGAGAATGCAGAAAAAAAACGAAGTTTTATCCCAGATTGCAATTCTCACTGATGAACTGGACCGACAGAAACAAGAAAATATCGGACTGAGAAATGAATTGCGTGAAATTATTTCTCAGGATAATATTCTTTTCTCTTCAATTATAAGGCTGACATCAAGATTAGAACCCATTGAAATTGCACGAGAAACCGTTGGTTTTTTAAACAACTACCTGAATGCCCCAAAGATTGCACTATTTTTCCTTGACGAAAAAGAAAAAAGGCTAAACCCGGTTGCCCATCATGGTTTACATGAGAATTGGATTCCCAAACTCGTCTATGATGTTGGTGAAGGCCGAGTGGGTGTGACTGCAGAAAAAAGAATACCGTTAAGTCCAAATGAATCCGAAGTTTTGAGGATTAAAGAACCTTATCCTTTCTATGTCCCCGATATATGCTACCCACTTGTCTATCAAAACAGACTATTTGGTGTAATTGCATTCAACCGCGAACAGCCTCTTGATGAAAGAGAAAAGAATGTGGTCGGCGTGGTCGTAAGAATTGCATCAACTGCCCTCCAGAATACCTTAAGTATGGCAATTATGCGCGACCTTGCATCAATCGACCCACTAACAAAATTATATAACATTGGATTTTTCAGAGATAAACTTGCTGAGGAATTGAATCGTGCAAAGAGATTCCAGCACAATCTTTCAGTTGCAATCATTGACCTTGATAATTTTAAGTATTTTAATGATACATTCGGGCATCAGGCTGGAGATCAACTTTTAATCCGCCTTGCTAATATCTTCAGCAAATATTTCCGCGATACCGACCTTGTTGCAAGATATGGTGGAGACGAATTTATTGTGATGTTTCCTGAAACAAAAAAAGAAGAAGCAGCAAAGATGGTTGCTACTCTATTAAGTAATTTCCGAATGTATGATTTTTCACAGGGAGAGAAAAAAATTGCATTTTCCGCAGGTATTGCAACATATCCTGATGATGGTTTGACACCGTCTGATTTGATAAAGAATGCAGACAAGGCGCTCTATGAAGCAAAGAGTGCGGGTCGCAGCCGGGTTATGATGTTCTACCACAAAGTTGAAAAAATCTAAATCCATTAACAATTCCAATTATGTGAAAAATCTATGGAAGATATAGTAACGGAAATAAAAAAGAAACTAAACACACCAGTTTCTCTTATGGAAGTTTGTGGCACGCATACAATGGCCATTGCAAAAGCAGGTATAAAAAAATTGTTGCCCGAAAATTTAAGACTCCTATCTGGGCCAGGGTGTCCGGTTTGTGTAA includes:
- a CDS encoding 4Fe-4S dicluster domain-containing protein, which codes for MNNQISIERKKKRPYVVIECPEKIPCDPCVDACPQGAITIKGSIIELPEVDYEKCNGCLLCIPKCPGLAIFVIDERPEEYSIIYIPYELLPIPKQGDKAIGLDRDGKEKCEVEIVKVLQSPKFNHCAIIGISVPKGLEHEVRFFELRRK
- a CDS encoding radical SAM protein codes for the protein MQNFGFQWHITNYCNLRCYHCYQDDFSRDEDLKINENKKILLKITERLKGGKITINITGGEPLLYKDIFKLLDTINEIDNIKTFNIITNGLLLNKDNIERLNCMKKLREIKISLEGGDPESNDKIRGKGVFDRVIMNVESLHRISNKEIILMFTLGSYNYRNLNRMLQLAKSLKVNGVIVERFVPWGKGLLLKAQYLKRDEWFVVIDDIIRFVNLDYSPKELIQYKAFHIILKNPSELKGALCNLGEESMALMPNGDVFPCRRFPTKIGNLLQDDFGEILLRLKILKNNIRENLKGKCRDCVIEGCFGCRALAYALNNDFYTEDPQCFL
- a CDS encoding sensor domain-containing diguanylate cyclase; its protein translation is MQYIITGAVLLIAGLVIFIIVIFQRMQKKNEVLSQIAILTDELDRQKQENIGLRNELREIISQDNILFSSIIRLTSRLEPIEIARETVGFLNNYLNAPKIALFFLDEKEKRLNPVAHHGLHENWIPKLVYDVGEGRVGVTAEKRIPLSPNESEVLRIKEPYPFYVPDICYPLVYQNRLFGVIAFNREQPLDEREKNVVGVVVRIASTALQNTLSMAIMRDLASIDPLTKLYNIGFFRDKLAEELNRAKRFQHNLSVAIIDLDNFKYFNDTFGHQAGDQLLIRLANIFSKYFRDTDLVARYGGDEFIVMFPETKKEEAAKMVATLLSNFRMYDFSQGEKKIAFSAGIATYPDDGLTPSDLIKNADKALYEAKSAGRSRVMMFYHKVEKI